In Lusitaniella coriacea LEGE 07157, a single genomic region encodes these proteins:
- a CDS encoding ankyrin repeat domain-containing protein, translated as MGIAHPTSTTGNLTDSMATFSLGVILKVISQLCHAIVDYDVSKIKKIINRFDIINEYSDEYSTTPLIQAIDLKQVETVRLLLDSGADFQLTFWDFTPLGLAVSRGNLEIVKLLLNIGADPSIGGEEPPLSSAIN; from the coding sequence GTGGGCATTGCCCACCCTACTTCTACAACAGGAAACCTAACTGATTCAATGGCTACTTTTAGCCTAGGAGTAATTTTGAAAGTTATATCTCAGCTTTGTCACGCTATTGTTGATTATGATGTGTCCAAAATAAAAAAAATTATCAATCGTTTTGACATTATCAATGAATATAGCGATGAGTACAGTACTACTCCTTTAATACAAGCCATTGATTTAAAGCAAGTCGAAACAGTTCGACTTTTACTAGATTCTGGTGCAGATTTCCAACTCACATTTTGGGATTTTACTCCTTTAGGATTGGCTGTTAGCAGAGGCAATTTAGAAATTGTCAAATTATTGCTCAATATTGGAGCAGATCCCAGTATTGGCGGTGAGGAGCCACCTCTCTCATCTGCTATTAATTGA
- a CDS encoding SMI1/KNR4 family protein, giving the protein MSLLTESLEKISDWLRVNNPESIADLRPGLGDSKIDRLIQNLPFILPREIREVYRSSNGYLELEPNVFLHPPERAIELADCNWMRGEKISSSSHILPLLQGNGKDFYYIICDRENDSPVWCVFVGEEPVMYTASLTSLILTSWECYETGAYYMCFDEKAGDYHVEKDLEKFKKIFQRYNPEQMDTWRYLYED; this is encoded by the coding sequence ATGTCTCTACTCACAGAATCTTTAGAAAAAATTTCCGACTGGCTGCGAGTTAATAACCCTGAATCAATTGCTGATTTACGTCCGGGTTTAGGCGATTCAAAAATTGACAGACTCATTCAAAATCTTCCCTTTATTCTTCCTCGAGAAATTCGAGAAGTTTACCGTTCTTCCAATGGATACCTTGAACTAGAGCCTAATGTGTTTCTACATCCTCCAGAAAGAGCCATTGAACTTGCTGACTGTAACTGGATGAGAGGAGAAAAAATTTCCTCGTCTAGCCATATACTTCCCCTTTTGCAAGGGAATGGAAAGGATTTTTATTATATCATTTGCGATCGCGAAAATGATTCTCCTGTTTGGTGCGTGTTTGTCGGAGAAGAACCTGTCATGTATACCGCTAGTTTAACGAGCTTAATATTAACCAGTTGGGAATGTTACGAGACAGGGGCTTATTATATGTGTTTTGATGAAAAGGCTGGCGATTATCATGTAGAGAAAGACCTAGAAAAATTTAAGAAGATTTTTCAGAGGTACAATCCAGAACAGATGGATACTTGGAGATATCTTTACGAAGATTGA